In a single window of the Coprothermobacter sp. genome:
- the buk gene encoding butyrate kinase, with product MILVINPGSTSTKVALYEGSELVAQESLDHSATELAPFARISDQLEMRVQTVANFLARHGVLAERLEAVMARGGVLHPVSAGIYAVNARMLRDCFEARIAQHASNLGALIAHHLVEGTDIPCYIADPVSVDEFEDVARISGLKELPRRSLGHALNIRKVAYNVARAHGKTLNEMNMIVAHLGGGISVAPLRHGRIVDVNNANEQGPYSPERAGLIPAYSLVRLCFEEGATEAEVIKRLTRTGGLVSYLGTNDAREAQRRIDAGDAEAALVLEGMAYQIAKEIGAMATVLEGDVDVIVLTGGLAHNDAIVRWVSERVGFIAPVELVPGENELEALNDAYLRLRQGIETEQTYE from the coding sequence ATGATTCTTGTGATCAATCCTGGTTCTACGTCGACAAAAGTCGCCCTGTACGAGGGATCCGAGCTCGTCGCCCAGGAATCGCTTGACCATTCAGCCACGGAACTGGCGCCCTTTGCCCGGATTTCGGACCAGCTGGAGATGCGCGTACAGACTGTGGCGAATTTTCTGGCGCGTCACGGTGTACTGGCAGAACGACTTGAAGCCGTCATGGCACGTGGCGGTGTCCTGCATCCCGTATCCGCGGGCATCTATGCTGTCAATGCCCGTATGCTGCGCGACTGCTTCGAAGCCCGCATTGCACAGCACGCGTCCAATCTGGGAGCGTTGATCGCTCATCATCTGGTGGAAGGTACCGATATCCCCTGTTACATCGCTGACCCCGTGTCAGTCGACGAGTTCGAGGACGTCGCTCGCATCTCCGGTCTCAAGGAACTTCCGCGGCGGTCCCTGGGCCATGCGCTCAACATCCGTAAGGTTGCCTACAACGTCGCGAGGGCTCATGGAAAGACATTGAACGAGATGAACATGATCGTGGCACACCTCGGCGGAGGCATCTCCGTTGCACCACTTCGTCACGGACGCATCGTGGACGTCAACAACGCCAACGAGCAGGGCCCGTATTCCCCCGAACGCGCCGGACTGATCCCCGCGTACTCGCTGGTGCGCCTGTGCTTCGAGGAAGGGGCGACCGAGGCTGAGGTCATCAAGCGGTTGACGCGCACGGGCGGGCTCGTGTCGTACCTCGGTACGAACGACGCACGGGAAGCTCAGCGCCGCATCGACGCGGGAGACGCCGAGGCAGCGCTCGTCCTTGAAGGCATGGCCTATCAGATCGCCAAGGAGATCGGTGCCATGGCCACCGTGCTGGAGGGCGACGTCGACGTCATCGTGCTTACCGGCGGGCTGGCGCACAACGATGCCATCGTGAGATGGGTGAGCGAGAGGGTCGGCTTCATCGCTCCGGTCGAACTCGTGCCGGGTGAGAACGAGCTGGAGGCTCTCAACGACGCCTATCTGCGCCTTAGACAAGGTATCGAGACGGAACAGACATACGAATAG
- the dxs gene encoding 1-deoxy-D-xylulose-5-phosphate synthase, translating into MILEHVASPADIRGLDVAELRTLAAECRQVILDTCSTNGGHLASNLGAVELTIALHMTLDTPTDQLVWDVGHQCYTHKLLTGRYASFSTLRQCGGISGFVSPDESPYDTFLAGHASTSLSIAAGLVAARRLDGGNQRVVAVIGDGALSGGMALEALNNLGRAHGQCLVILNHNDMSISRSVGGMAQALNRLRTRTWYLRARESPLVGRGLRWLRTLLKRLYLPTIFFEELGFRYFGVVDGHDIRKLMEAIDMVKDIQQPVVLQVVTVKGKGYELAERQPSQFHGVVPFLIDNGLSKQEKPMSTYSEVFGETLIRLAETDPRIVAITAAMMDGTGLAEFARRFPDRCYDVGIAEQHAVGMAASLASRGYKPYVAIYSTFLQRAYDQIVHDVGIGGLPVRFAIDRAGLVSDDGPTHQGVFDVGFLKSVPGMTVCSPCDRADLVRMLELSTAATGPFAIRYPKDVAYDLSEQLGERSPMTPGTGVIVADGSDVAIVSLGPVLRSALEARKILAGDGVQACVADLRFAQPLDTGLLTRLAGTCRAVLLAEETTRSTGVYGAVVEALARSGMSIAHIGRCGVPDAFPAQDKRAHLLSSYQLDAEGLARAAHALLAGADGR; encoded by the coding sequence TTGATCCTCGAGCACGTCGCCTCGCCGGCTGACATCCGTGGGCTTGACGTCGCGGAGCTCCGGACGCTGGCGGCCGAATGCAGGCAGGTCATTCTGGACACGTGTTCGACCAACGGTGGGCACCTTGCGTCGAATTTGGGAGCCGTCGAGCTGACGATTGCGCTCCACATGACACTGGATACGCCGACCGACCAGCTGGTCTGGGACGTGGGACACCAGTGCTACACGCATAAGCTTCTCACCGGCCGCTACGCGTCGTTCAGCACGCTCCGTCAATGTGGGGGGATCAGCGGGTTCGTGAGTCCCGATGAATCCCCGTACGACACGTTCCTGGCCGGACACGCCTCGACGTCGCTTTCCATAGCGGCAGGCCTCGTTGCGGCGCGGCGCCTGGACGGCGGAAACCAGCGCGTGGTTGCCGTCATCGGTGACGGAGCCTTGTCCGGCGGGATGGCCCTGGAAGCGCTCAACAACCTCGGACGGGCGCACGGCCAATGTCTCGTGATCCTCAACCACAACGACATGTCCATCTCCCGTTCCGTAGGAGGCATGGCGCAGGCACTGAACCGTTTGCGGACGCGTACATGGTATCTGCGTGCTCGCGAGTCTCCTCTGGTAGGACGAGGGCTCCGCTGGCTGAGGACCCTGCTCAAGCGGCTGTACCTGCCCACGATCTTCTTCGAGGAGCTGGGTTTCCGGTATTTCGGGGTCGTGGATGGCCATGACATCCGCAAACTCATGGAAGCGATCGACATGGTCAAGGATATCCAGCAGCCTGTCGTCCTGCAGGTCGTGACCGTCAAGGGCAAGGGATACGAGCTGGCTGAACGGCAGCCGTCTCAATTCCATGGCGTCGTACCGTTCCTCATCGACAATGGGCTGAGCAAGCAGGAGAAGCCGATGTCGACCTACTCCGAAGTATTTGGCGAGACGCTGATACGGCTTGCGGAGACAGACCCCCGCATCGTCGCCATCACGGCTGCGATGATGGACGGCACCGGTCTTGCCGAGTTTGCCAGGCGCTTTCCCGACCGCTGCTATGATGTGGGCATCGCCGAGCAGCATGCTGTCGGCATGGCGGCGTCGCTGGCCAGCCGAGGGTACAAGCCGTACGTCGCCATCTACTCGACATTCCTTCAGCGGGCGTACGACCAGATCGTCCACGATGTCGGTATCGGCGGTCTGCCCGTGCGGTTCGCGATCGACCGGGCTGGACTGGTCAGCGACGACGGGCCGACCCATCAGGGCGTCTTCGACGTCGGCTTTCTGAAGAGCGTTCCCGGCATGACCGTGTGTTCCCCATGCGACCGGGCTGACCTGGTGCGCATGCTGGAACTCTCAACAGCGGCCACAGGGCCGTTCGCCATCCGGTATCCCAAGGACGTCGCCTACGACCTCAGTGAACAGCTTGGTGAGCGCTCCCCCATGACTCCCGGGACGGGTGTCATCGTCGCAGACGGGAGCGATGTTGCCATTGTTTCGCTGGGGCCAGTGCTCCGGTCGGCGCTGGAAGCCCGGAAGATCCTTGCAGGCGATGGCGTCCAGGCGTGTGTTGCGGACCTCCGTTTTGCCCAGCCGCTGGACACCGGTCTCCTCACACGACTCGCCGGCACCTGCCGGGCAGTGTTGCTCGCTGAGGAGACGACGCGTTCCACGGGCGTCTACGGCGCAGTCGTCGAAGCGCTCGCACGTTCCGGCATGAGTATTGCGCACATCGGGCGGTGTGGTGTTCCCGACGCGTTCCCCGCCCAGGACAAGCGGGCACACCTGTTGAGCAGCTATCAGCTCGACGCCGAGGGGCTGGCGCGTGCGGCTCATGCCCTGCTGGCCGGGGCAGACGGACGGTAG
- the nusB gene encoding transcription antitermination factor NusB translates to MATTQGVQNRRRSREIALQVLYSLAQGNASYDQTFDMYAHEAPLVQAYALKLIQGVQAHQDAILAEVGSHTQNWGIDRVAVVDRVILSIAVFEMKYGKPPIKTAIAANEAVELAKEFGGAESGSFVNGVLRGVGGAGD, encoded by the coding sequence ATGGCGACGACTCAGGGAGTTCAGAACCGGCGGCGCTCGCGCGAGATAGCGCTGCAGGTCCTGTACAGTCTGGCGCAGGGCAACGCCTCATATGACCAGACGTTCGACATGTATGCTCATGAGGCCCCGCTCGTGCAGGCGTACGCACTCAAGCTCATCCAGGGAGTCCAGGCTCATCAGGACGCCATTCTGGCCGAAGTGGGCTCGCACACGCAGAACTGGGGCATCGACAGGGTCGCTGTCGTCGACCGTGTGATCCTTTCGATCGCCGTTTTTGAGATGAAGTATGGCAAGCCCCCGATCAAGACCGCCATTGCAGCCAACGAGGCTGTTGAACTGGCCAAAGAGTTCGGCGGCGCCGAATCCGGGAGCTTTGTGAACGGCGTCCTGCGTGGTGTCGGAGGCGCGGGAGACTGA
- a CDS encoding phosphate acetyltransferase, with protein MEIRTFAELLEVAKKRGRRKLAVVFPEEVSLHAAILAQQAGIAAPVLVGPPDRIAALLEQAGVSAGDYEVVPAGDAVQACRIAVQLAHDDQVDVLLKGGVQTAQLLHAVLDKDTGIRASKVMSECTIYEDTRMRHSLLAVVDGGILVAPTLDEKVESIKNTVGVYHRLGYENPKVAVLAAVETVTEKMPCTEDAAIIARMYERGQIKGCVVDGPLALDNAISPRAASIKGITGEVAGVADILIVPDIEAGNLLGKSMTYFAGFTSAHVTIGARKPVLVPSRADDGQTKLMSVALGIVAYYGEV; from the coding sequence ATGGAGATCAGGACGTTCGCTGAGCTGCTTGAAGTGGCGAAGAAGCGCGGCCGCAGGAAGCTGGCAGTCGTGTTTCCTGAAGAAGTATCACTGCACGCTGCCATTCTGGCGCAGCAGGCCGGCATAGCAGCGCCGGTTCTTGTAGGTCCGCCCGACCGCATAGCGGCGCTGCTGGAGCAAGCCGGGGTGTCCGCCGGCGACTATGAAGTCGTGCCGGCGGGCGACGCGGTGCAGGCGTGCAGGATTGCCGTGCAGCTGGCGCACGATGACCAGGTGGATGTCCTTCTCAAGGGCGGGGTGCAGACAGCGCAGCTGCTTCATGCCGTGCTGGACAAGGACACGGGTATCCGTGCGAGCAAGGTGATGTCTGAGTGCACCATTTATGAGGACACGCGCATGCGCCACTCATTGCTGGCGGTCGTGGACGGGGGCATCCTCGTTGCCCCGACGCTGGATGAGAAGGTGGAGAGCATCAAGAATACCGTCGGTGTGTATCACCGCCTCGGCTATGAGAACCCGAAGGTGGCGGTTCTGGCGGCCGTGGAGACCGTTACGGAGAAGATGCCGTGCACAGAGGACGCTGCCATCATTGCGCGGATGTACGAACGCGGACAGATCAAGGGTTGTGTCGTCGACGGGCCGCTGGCACTGGACAACGCCATTTCACCGCGGGCCGCCAGCATCAAGGGTATCACCGGTGAGGTCGCCGGCGTGGCCGATATTCTCATCGTCCCGGATATTGAGGCAGGAAACCTCCTGGGGAAGTCCATGACCTACTTCGCTGGATTCACCTCGGCACATGTGACCATTGGCGCGCGCAAGCCCGTCCTGGTGCCGTCGCGTGCCGACGATGGACAAACCAAGCTGATGTCCGTGGCATTGGGCATCGTAGCATATTATGGGGAGGTTTGA
- a CDS encoding site-2 protease family protein, whose amino-acid sequence MQGLLSYIRSNIQNWIVYVPVILIVITIHEYSHAWTAWKLGDTTPVETGRLSLNPLRHLDPLGTIALLLFGVGWARPVMIDFAAFKHPRRDTVLVSLAGPASNFATAIVAYLVLLLVKSSPAIVTQFSYVGTVLRSLVGFSVGLGVFNLLPIPPLDGSKAFFALFFKRPERFLYDRAVDLYGTIILLALLWFNIIGSVMSKVLGFILYTLLRL is encoded by the coding sequence ATGCAGGGACTCTTGAGCTACATCCGCAGCAACATTCAGAACTGGATCGTCTACGTGCCAGTCATCCTCATCGTTATTACGATCCATGAGTATTCCCATGCGTGGACGGCGTGGAAACTTGGCGACACGACCCCCGTCGAGACAGGACGCCTCAGCCTGAACCCTCTGCGTCACCTGGACCCGCTTGGGACCATCGCTCTCCTGCTGTTCGGTGTCGGGTGGGCACGCCCCGTGATGATCGATTTCGCGGCATTCAAACACCCTCGCCGCGATACTGTCCTGGTCTCTCTGGCTGGACCGGCCTCCAACTTCGCCACGGCGATCGTCGCGTACCTGGTCCTGCTGCTCGTGAAGAGTTCGCCGGCAATAGTCACGCAGTTCAGCTATGTGGGTACGGTCCTGCGGAGCCTCGTCGGGTTTTCGGTAGGCCTTGGCGTGTTCAACCTCCTTCCCATTCCCCCGCTCGATGGCTCCAAGGCCTTTTTTGCACTCTTCTTCAAGAGACCGGAGCGGTTTCTGTACGACCGCGCGGTCGACCTGTACGGGACGATCATCCTGCTTGCCCTGCTCTGGTTCAACATCATCGGAAGTGTGATGTCCAAGGTGCTTGGCTTCATTCTGTATACTCTCCTGAGGCTGTGA
- the typA gene encoding translational GTPase TypA, with protein sequence MHRNDLRNIGIIAHVDHGKTTLVDAMMRQCKLFRNIDQMGECILDTGDLERERGITIISKNMSLVWKGVKINIVDTPGHSDFGGEVERVLRMVDGVLLLVDASEGPMPQTRFVLKKALELNLRPIVVINKIDRQDARIQEVINETFDLFVELDASEEQLDFPVVYASGRDGKATMDLNDPPQDLTPLFQLMLKKTPAPEYDPASPLSVLVTNIAHDDYIGRIGIGRMFGGQLKTGDKVKVYSEGDTEYAGQILKLFIFEGLERKEVPSVQAGEIFAFAGISTVTIGDSVTDPERPIKLNILRIEPPTVSMMFMVNDSPFGGTEGKFVTSNKLRERIEKELRTNVSIAVDWGNLPDRFTVAGRGELQLAILIEQMRREGYEFQVSMPQVITEKKGGKVLEPYETLVLDVPKEYQGTVINMLGERRGTMEKMLDLKGAYVRLSYTIPLRGLFGFRSEFLSSTKGNGVMTHTYLGYLEWAGKIGGRRNGVLVSDHTGAVSAYSIARIQDRGKLFVAPAEKVYAGQIVGETMRDHDLKVNPTKEKHLSNMRSSTSEISTKIDPPIQFALDQFLDYINEDELLEVTPKSLRIRKRLLDFKERKRSGREEDDYGD encoded by the coding sequence GTGCACAGAAACGATCTCCGCAACATAGGTATCATTGCACACGTCGACCACGGAAAGACGACGCTGGTCGACGCCATGATGCGGCAGTGCAAACTGTTTCGCAATATCGACCAGATGGGCGAGTGTATCCTCGACACAGGGGACCTCGAGCGGGAACGCGGCATCACCATTATCTCCAAGAACATGTCGCTGGTGTGGAAGGGTGTCAAGATCAACATCGTCGACACACCCGGCCACTCCGACTTTGGCGGCGAAGTGGAACGCGTCCTCAGAATGGTGGACGGCGTTCTTCTGCTGGTCGACGCCTCCGAGGGGCCAATGCCGCAGACGCGATTCGTGCTCAAGAAGGCTCTCGAGCTCAATCTCAGACCGATTGTGGTCATCAACAAGATCGACCGGCAGGATGCCCGTATCCAGGAAGTCATCAATGAGACCTTCGACCTGTTCGTCGAACTCGACGCAAGCGAAGAGCAGCTGGATTTCCCGGTTGTCTATGCTTCGGGCCGTGACGGCAAAGCAACCATGGACCTCAACGACCCGCCCCAGGACCTCACGCCGCTGTTCCAGCTGATGCTCAAGAAGACCCCAGCCCCGGAGTATGACCCCGCGAGTCCTCTGTCGGTCCTGGTCACCAATATTGCTCATGACGACTATATTGGGCGCATCGGCATCGGCCGCATGTTCGGAGGACAGCTGAAGACCGGAGACAAGGTCAAGGTGTACTCCGAGGGTGACACCGAATATGCGGGCCAGATCCTCAAGCTTTTCATCTTCGAGGGGTTGGAACGCAAGGAAGTTCCCAGTGTGCAGGCTGGCGAGATCTTCGCGTTCGCCGGCATATCCACGGTCACGATCGGAGACTCGGTCACCGACCCGGAACGTCCCATCAAGCTGAACATTCTTAGGATCGAGCCGCCGACGGTCTCGATGATGTTCATGGTCAACGACAGTCCATTTGGAGGTACGGAGGGCAAGTTCGTGACCTCCAACAAGCTGCGCGAGCGTATCGAGAAAGAGCTGCGCACCAATGTCTCCATCGCCGTCGACTGGGGCAACCTTCCCGACCGGTTCACCGTTGCGGGACGAGGCGAACTCCAGCTGGCGATCCTCATCGAACAGATGCGCCGCGAAGGCTATGAGTTTCAGGTCTCGATGCCGCAGGTCATCACCGAGAAGAAGGGCGGCAAGGTCCTCGAGCCGTATGAAACCCTCGTGCTCGACGTTCCCAAGGAGTACCAGGGGACGGTCATCAACATGCTGGGTGAACGGCGCGGGACCATGGAGAAGATGCTCGACCTCAAGGGTGCCTACGTCCGTCTCAGCTACACGATTCCTCTTCGTGGCCTGTTTGGCTTCCGGTCCGAGTTCCTGAGTTCGACCAAGGGCAACGGCGTCATGACCCATACGTACCTGGGATACCTGGAGTGGGCAGGCAAGATCGGCGGCCGCAGGAACGGCGTCCTGGTTTCAGACCATACCGGGGCCGTGTCAGCCTACTCTATCGCACGTATCCAGGACCGTGGCAAGCTGTTTGTTGCGCCTGCGGAAAAGGTATATGCCGGTCAGATCGTCGGCGAGACCATGCGCGATCACGATCTGAAGGTGAATCCGACGAAGGAGAAGCACCTCAGCAACATGCGGTCCTCCACGTCAGAGATCTCCACGAAGATCGACCCGCCGATCCAGTTCGCTCTCGACCAGTTTCTCGACTACATCAACGAGGACGAGTTGCTGGAGGTCACGCCCAAGTCCCTGCGCATTCGCAAGAGACTCCTTGATTTCAAGGAGCGGAAGCGCTCTGGACGTGAGGAAGACGACTACGGCGATTAG
- a CDS encoding acylphosphatase (catalyzes the hydrolysis of acylphosphate), translating into MKNLVADVSGRVQGVGFRYFVEQTGVQLGIDARAENMDDGTVRVVASGDEQRLLRLVELLRQGSRFSSVDHVDYTIMDGCG; encoded by the coding sequence ATGAAGAACCTGGTGGCGGACGTGTCCGGCAGAGTGCAGGGAGTCGGGTTTCGATACTTCGTGGAGCAGACGGGAGTTCAGCTCGGGATCGACGCCAGAGCCGAGAACATGGACGACGGTACTGTGCGTGTTGTCGCATCGGGCGACGAACAGCGGCTCTTGCGCCTGGTGGAATTGCTCAGGCAAGGGAGCCGTTTCTCATCTGTGGACCACGTTGACTACACGATCATGGATGGCTGCGGGTAG
- a CDS encoding phosphate butyryltransferase, which yields MTHLSDIPAAVKGLPRKRMAVAYGEDAHTLQAVERAVREGIVDAVVVGGQRKIREIAGECGVDAKLFEIMDVEGEMPSVNASVKLVREGSAHMLMKGLAHTDNYMRGILDKETGLLPEGGLLSHVAVFEIPGYPRLLILSDAAVIPLPTLQQKVTITNYAIRVANSLRVEVPRIAFLSASESVLKFPSSQEAAILTGMAVRRQFGNVLAEGPISVDLALFPEVSDIKGFKGRVRGDADILIVPGIDSGNVLYKAIVWFAKAETAAMVTGTTAPCILTSRGDSEDSKFYSIALGALNA from the coding sequence ATGACGCACCTGTCGGACATTCCAGCAGCCGTGAAAGGCCTGCCGCGCAAGCGGATGGCCGTTGCCTATGGCGAAGACGCTCATACGCTGCAGGCCGTGGAACGTGCCGTCAGGGAAGGCATCGTCGACGCCGTAGTCGTTGGCGGGCAGCGGAAGATCAGAGAGATTGCGGGCGAGTGCGGCGTCGACGCGAAGCTCTTTGAGATCATGGACGTCGAGGGTGAGATGCCGTCGGTCAACGCGTCCGTGAAACTGGTCCGTGAGGGCAGCGCGCATATGCTGATGAAGGGCCTGGCTCACACGGACAACTACATGCGGGGGATTCTGGACAAGGAGACAGGGCTGCTGCCCGAGGGCGGCCTCCTGTCGCATGTTGCGGTATTTGAAATCCCCGGCTACCCCCGGCTGCTCATCTTGTCGGATGCGGCTGTGATACCGCTGCCGACACTCCAGCAGAAGGTCACCATCACAAACTACGCCATCCGTGTTGCGAACAGCCTGCGCGTCGAAGTGCCCAGGATCGCCTTCCTGTCGGCCAGCGAGAGCGTCCTGAAGTTTCCGAGCAGCCAGGAAGCAGCGATTCTGACAGGCATGGCCGTGCGCAGGCAATTTGGCAACGTCCTGGCCGAGGGGCCTATTTCGGTAGACCTTGCGCTGTTCCCTGAAGTCAGCGACATCAAGGGTTTCAAGGGACGGGTCCGCGGTGATGCTGATATCCTCATCGTACCCGGTATCGACAGTGGAAATGTTCTTTACAAGGCGATTGTCTGGTTTGCAAAAGCCGAGACGGCAGCGATGGTGACCGGGACTACGGCACCGTGCATCCTGACCAGCAGGGGAGATTCTGAAGATTCCAAGTTCTACTCCATCGCACTCGGTGCATTGAACGCCTGA
- the recN gene encoding DNA repair protein RecN, translating to MPPGCGDHPAAREELLQGPRRQVPLGLLTMLLELDIHNLAIAHDVHVSFDDGLNVITGETGAGKSVLVRAISAVLGGKLTSDFISAGADSLRLDAEFALPRACSLRDMLGDLVTDDDTTVVATREVDRTGRHKYRINGRIVPISTLRLLGEHLVDVHGQHEPQSLLVRENHIQLLDSFLGRDTESARELFGTRLVELRAARRELELMETRRAEWDSETTYLEFASEELERAQLKAGEDSLLIAEQRLLENVRELQEQLGQASGALVGDESRDTEGIVRQVGRLHHTIDALCSIDPRLNDMASLLDGAQASLKEAGSALDDYLSRLELDDARLAQVTERLDAIARLEEKYHKDLDGLLTFQMEIDRKLHERHGRAGDEAGLRGHITQLEIELSTIGASLTAKRKQGGPVLARKVEEQLGELAMSNARFVCSIEQSVDEQGIAVGDERFKASETGLDVVEFLIAPNPGEGLRPLREIASGGELSRVMLALKTVFAETDQIPTMVFDEVDAGIGGETGLAVAGKLSSLGMHRQVIVITHLPTIAAKAGTHLVISKEQSEDATTVAVRRVTGEERVRELARMVSGDQVSEVALANAREFLFP from the coding sequence ATGCCCCCAGGATGTGGCGATCATCCGGCTGCGCGAGAAGAACTTCTACAAGGTCCTCGGCGCCAAGTTCCACTGGGGCTGCTGACGATGCTGCTGGAACTGGACATCCACAATCTGGCCATCGCGCACGACGTTCACGTGTCCTTCGACGACGGGTTGAATGTCATCACCGGCGAGACGGGCGCGGGCAAGTCTGTTCTCGTGCGGGCGATCAGCGCCGTGCTGGGGGGCAAGCTGACCAGCGACTTCATCAGCGCAGGGGCGGACAGCCTGCGACTGGATGCGGAGTTCGCGCTTCCGCGCGCCTGTTCCCTGCGGGACATGCTCGGTGACCTCGTGACAGACGACGATACGACCGTCGTGGCAACCCGCGAAGTGGACCGGACCGGCAGGCACAAGTATCGCATCAACGGCCGCATTGTGCCCATCAGTACACTTCGACTGCTCGGCGAGCATCTGGTGGACGTCCATGGACAGCACGAGCCACAGTCGCTGCTGGTACGAGAGAATCACATCCAGCTTCTGGACTCCTTTCTGGGGCGTGATACCGAGTCTGCGCGGGAGCTCTTCGGTACGAGACTCGTCGAGTTGCGTGCCGCGCGCCGTGAACTGGAGCTGATGGAAACACGCCGGGCAGAATGGGACAGTGAGACCACCTATCTGGAGTTCGCGTCGGAAGAGCTTGAGCGTGCGCAGCTGAAGGCCGGGGAGGACAGCTTGCTTATCGCAGAACAGCGGCTGCTGGAGAACGTCCGTGAGTTGCAGGAGCAATTGGGCCAGGCGTCGGGCGCTCTTGTCGGAGACGAATCCCGGGATACCGAAGGGATCGTGCGGCAGGTCGGCAGACTGCACCATACCATCGATGCCCTTTGCTCGATCGACCCACGGCTGAATGATATGGCATCCCTGCTGGACGGGGCGCAGGCGAGTCTCAAGGAAGCCGGGTCTGCTCTGGACGACTATCTCAGCAGGCTTGAACTGGATGATGCGCGACTGGCGCAGGTGACGGAGCGGCTGGACGCTATCGCCAGACTCGAGGAGAAGTATCACAAGGACCTCGACGGTCTGCTCACGTTTCAGATGGAGATCGACCGCAAGCTGCATGAACGTCACGGGCGGGCGGGCGACGAGGCCGGCCTGCGTGGCCACATCACGCAGCTGGAGATCGAACTGTCGACCATCGGAGCGTCACTGACGGCGAAACGCAAGCAGGGGGGGCCGGTCCTCGCACGCAAGGTCGAAGAACAGCTGGGCGAGCTGGCCATGTCCAATGCCCGGTTCGTCTGTTCCATCGAGCAGAGCGTCGACGAGCAGGGCATCGCTGTCGGGGATGAGCGGTTCAAGGCGTCTGAGACAGGTCTGGACGTGGTGGAGTTCCTCATTGCTCCCAACCCGGGGGAGGGACTGCGTCCCCTCAGGGAGATCGCATCCGGCGGAGAGCTTTCGCGCGTCATGCTCGCGCTCAAGACGGTGTTCGCCGAGACGGACCAGATTCCTACCATGGTGTTCGACGAGGTGGATGCCGGCATCGGTGGCGAGACTGGGCTTGCAGTTGCCGGGAAGCTCAGCAGCCTTGGGATGCATCGCCAGGTCATCGTCATCACCCATTTGCCCACCATCGCGGCCAAGGCTGGAACGCACCTCGTCATCTCCAAGGAGCAGAGCGAGGATGCCACCACGGTGGCAGTGCGCCGCGTTACGGGCGAGGAGCGTGTCCGTGAGCTGGCGCGGATGGTGTCGGGCGACCAGGTGTCCGAAGTGGCTCTGGCCAACGCCCGCGAGTTTCTGTTCCCCTAG
- the trpS gene encoding tryptophan--tRNA ligase gives MKKRILSGMRPTGKLHLGHYMGVLANYVKLQDEYDCYFMVADMHALTTKWNESGSIREYRRDMVLDWLGAGLDPQRSAIFCQSDVPEHAYLFTLLAMITPVSWVERNPTVKEMIRDMDLKDNVNLGLLSYPVLMAADIMAYRAEAVPVGKDQVPHLEFTRELVRTFNHTYQTDLFPEPQPILNEFQMLPGLDGRKMSKSLGNDIVVSDPPEVTGKRMMTAYTDPLKVRRDDPGHPEAGCVIYQYHKLFQPDTAPEAKTQCEQGCLGCVAHKRSVAAMVSERLVGFQERRAAFAADPHSVDRILAEGRGKASVVAAETVRMVREVIGI, from the coding sequence ATGAAAAAGCGAATCCTGAGTGGCATGCGTCCCACCGGCAAGCTTCATCTGGGTCACTACATGGGGGTGCTGGCGAACTACGTGAAGCTGCAGGACGAGTACGACTGCTACTTCATGGTGGCGGACATGCACGCGTTGACCACCAAGTGGAACGAGAGTGGCTCGATCCGTGAGTACCGGCGCGATATGGTCCTCGACTGGCTGGGAGCGGGACTCGACCCGCAGAGGTCGGCCATCTTCTGCCAGTCCGATGTGCCGGAGCATGCCTATCTGTTCACGCTTCTTGCGATGATCACCCCCGTCTCGTGGGTCGAGCGAAACCCGACCGTCAAGGAAATGATCCGGGACATGGACCTCAAGGACAACGTGAACCTTGGCCTGCTGAGCTATCCGGTCCTGATGGCCGCCGACATCATGGCGTACCGTGCGGAAGCAGTGCCCGTCGGCAAGGACCAGGTCCCACACCTTGAATTCACGCGCGAACTGGTGCGCACCTTCAACCACACGTATCAGACCGACCTTTTTCCAGAGCCTCAGCCCATCCTGAACGAGTTTCAGATGCTGCCGGGCCTCGACGGGCGGAAGATGAGCAAGTCTCTGGGCAATGACATCGTGGTGTCCGACCCGCCGGAAGTGACGGGCAAGCGTATGATGACGGCATACACGGACCCGTTGAAGGTGCGCAGGGACGACCCCGGCCACCCGGAAGCCGGGTGTGTCATCTACCAGTATCACAAGCTGTTTCAGCCGGACACCGCGCCAGAAGCCAAGACTCAGTGTGAACAGGGCTGTCTTGGCTGTGTCGCCCACAAGCGCTCCGTCGCTGCGATGGTCTCGGAGCGGCTGGTCGGGTTCCAGGAGCGCCGTGCCGCCTTTGCCGCCGATCCGCATTCGGTCGACCGCATTCTGGCAGAAGGCCGGGGGAAGGCCTCCGTGGTCGCGGCCGAGACCGTCCGCATGGTCAGGGAGGTCATAGGGATCTGA